In the Alphaproteobacteria bacterium genome, GCTGATATCGGTTCGAGATTATCATGGTATCCGAGCGCCTGCCATCGAGGCGGCGCCATGCCTGATGGCAACTCTATCAGTACGCGCTTTTTGAGATCCTGGCGGCTCGTTTTTCCATGTCTCCTTTTGGCTAATTGCTGCCGCAGAAAGGACGTGTGCGGCGACCCAATATGTAGTGGGTGTTTGCATTATCCGGATCGGCACGCCTCAGCTCTCGTCGTCCAAATAGCCGTTCTCCCGATCCCGGGCCACGGCCGCCGGGTCGCGCCCGGCCGGATCGCCGTAGCCGCCGCCGCCTGGCGTGCGCAGGAATACCCCGTCGCCCTGGCGCAGATAGAGCTTGTCGATCTTGCTCAGGTGCGGCGCCTTGAAGGTGTCGCCGCCGACCGTGAAGTCGTGGTCGGCCGGCGCGCCCTCGTGGCCGCCGTGGAGGCCGTAGGCGCCCTTGAGCGCCCGGTCGCCGACCAGCGTGAGATAGGCCTCGCCCTGGCGCAACGTGAATGCCGCTTCGATCCCATGGCCGCCGCGGAAGCGCCCGGCACCGGCCGAGCCTTGACGCAGGGCGTGGCGGCTGAACAGGAGCGGCACGGTTTGTTCGATGACTTCGATCGAGGAATTGCGCGAGGCTGAAATGAGCGTCGAGCCGTTGCTCAGGCCGTCGCCGGTGGCCGAGCCGCCGTAGCCGCCGCCAAAGAAGAAAATCGTGGCGTAGGCGCCGCGGCCCTCTGCGCTGCCGCCGAGGCAGATGTTCGAGCCGGTGCCGAAACAGCCCGCCGGCACGCGGTCGGGCACGGCCTGGGCCAGCGCCCCCATGACCACGCCGATCAGGCGCTGGGCGGTCTCGGTGGTGGTGCCGGAGACCGGTGCCGGCGGTTCGGGATTGAGGAAACAGCCGCTGGGGATGACGTAGTGGAAAGGCTCGAAGCAGCCGGCGTTGATGGGCACTTCGGGGAAGACGTGCTTGATGCCGATCATCAGGGCCGTGATGGTGCTCGACCAGGGGCTGTTGAAGGGGCCACGGCAAGTGGGCGAGGAGCGCGACAGATCAAACGTGATTTCGCTGCCGGCGACGGTCAGCTCGAGATCTATGGTCAGGAAACCTTCGTCGACGCCGTCGGAGTCCATGACGTCGGAAAAGCGGTAGGCGCCATCGGGGAGCGCCACGATGTGCTCGCGCATCTGGGATTCGGAACGGGCTTTCAGCTCATCGACACAAGCCATCAGGGTATCGCCGCCGAAACGCTTGATGAGCTCGTCGAGGCGCTGGCAGCCGAGTTCGAGGGCGTTGACCTGGGCCGCCATGTCGCCCTCGCGCTCCTCGGGCAAGCGCATGTTGAGCAGCATGACGTCCAGAAGCGTCCGGTCGAGCTCGCCGGCCCGGTAGATCTTCACCGGCGGCAGGCGCAGGCCTTCCTGGTAGACGTCGGTGGCCACCGGGGTGAAGCCGCCCGGCGACATCGAGCCCACGTCGGGCCAGTGGCCGGTGTTGGCCAGGAAGAAGGCCGGCTTGCCATCATGGAAGTAGGGCCGCACGAACTTCACGTCCATGGTGTGGGTGCCGCCGCGGTAGGGATCGTTGACGATGAAGACGTCGCCGGGCGCCATCTCCTCGGGCCGCCAGTCTTTCAGCACTTCTTGCACGGTGTGCTGCATGACCACGACGAAGATCGGCATGCCGGTCTGGCCCTGGACGATGACCTCGCCCGTTTCGGGATGGAAGACGCCGCTGGCCCGGTCCCAGGCGTCGGCGATAACCGGCGAGATGGCGCTGGTCGCCAGCACCGTGTCCATGTCGTCGGCGAGGTGTTCGAAGGCGCCGCGAACCACGGCGATGGTGGTGGGATCGATACTCATGCCGTGGCCTCGAGCAGAAGATTGCCGCTGGCCTGGACGCTGGCCGTGAAGCCCGCCTCGACGAAGATCGTGGTGTCGTCCTGGGTCAGCAGCGCCGGCCCCATGATCCGTGCGCCGGCGGCAAGCTCGAAACGGCGGTAGCGTTCAGCCGGCTGCCAGGCGCCCCGGCAGAAGATTTGCCAGCGCTCCGGCGCTGCGCTGATTTCCGGCAGCTTGGCCAAGGTCGAAAAATCGGAATCGGTGCCTGTGGCAGCGCCACCGCCGACCGTGGTGCGGGCATTGACCAGCATGATCTCGGCGCCTTCCAGCAGGTGCGTGAAGTGGCTCCGGTAGGCGGTTTCGAAATCGTCTTGCACGGCCTCGGGGGCCAGGGCCGAGAGCGCTACCGGGATGGTGTAGAGCTGGCCCCGGTAGCACATGTCGGCGGCCAGGCTGATCCGGGCGGCCGGCTCGGCAATGCCTTCGCGGGCCAGCACGGCCAGGCCTTCGTGGCGCTGCCCGGCGTAAATGCTTTCCAGCTCGGCCCGGCCCAAGTCGCCGAGCGGCCGGTTGACGGTACGCACGAAGTCGTGGCGGAGCTCGCCCAGCAGGCAGCCCAGCGCCGAGGTCAGCCCCGGATAGGGCGGTATCACGGCCCCGGCCAAGCCGGCCTCGCGCACCAGGGCCGCGGCGTGCAGCGGCCCGGCGCCGCCGAAGACGATCAGCGTGAACTGGCGCGGATCGAGGCCGCGGCCCAGCAACTGGCGGCGAATCCGGCCCGCCATCTTGTGCCCGGCCACGGCCACGATGGCCTCCGCCGCCGATTCCGGGTCGAGGCCAAGAGGCTCGCCGATTTTGGCCGCGATGGCGCGGCGGGCGGCTTCGAGGTCCAGCCGCCGGCCATCATCGTGGCCGATGGCCAGTTCCGCATCGAGGCGGCCGAGCACCAGGTTGGCGTCGGTCACCGTGGGTTCATGGCCGATGCCGAGCGCCGCCGGGCCGGGGTCGGCGCCGGCGCTCTCGGGCCCGATCTGCAACACGCCCGAGCCGTCGATCCAGGCCAGGCTGCCGCCGCCGGCGCCCAGCGCATCGACGTCGAGCATGGGCAACGCCAGCGGCAGGCCGAAGTCGAGCGCCTTTTGGGCCGTGGTCGCCGGCCGGCCGTCCTGGATAACGCAGACATCCAGACTGGTGCCGCCCATGTCGCAGGAAACGGCGTTGTCGATGCCCAGTTGCGTGGCGATGGCGGTCGCGGCGGTGACGCCGGCGGCGGGGCCCGAGAGGATGGTGTTGGCGGCGAAGCGCCCGGCCACGCCGGCCGCCATGACGCCGCCGTTGGATTGCACCACCAGCAGCTCCTTGGCAAAGCCACGGGCAGCAAGCTGCCCCTGCAGAGCGTCCAGGTAGCCCACCACGAGGGGCGCCACGTAGCCGCCGATGGCGGCCGTGCTGCAGCGTTCGAACTCGCGCAACGCCGGCAGCACATCGGACGAGGTGACGATGAAATCGTTGGGCCAGACCGCCCTGGCGGCTTCTTTTGCGCGGCGCTCGTTCTCGGGGTTGGCGTAGCTGTGCAGAAAGCAGATCACCAGCACCTGGCAGCCGGCTTGGCTCAGCGCCTGGGCCACGCTGGCCACTTGGTCCTCGTCGACCGGGGTCAGGATCTCGCCCTCGGCGCTGACACGCTCGTTCACTTCGCGCCGATAGCTGCGTTCGATCAGCGGCTGGAAGTCGGCATCAAGTCCGTAGGTCAGCGGGCGGTCGCGCCGGCGCAGCTCGAGCACGTCGCGAAAACCGGCGGTGGTGATCAGGCCGCAGCGCGCGCCGCGGCGCTGGATCACGGCGTTGGTGGCCACCGTGGTGCCGTGGATGATCAGGTCCAGCGCCCCCAACGGCACCTCCAGCGCCTGGGCCCCGGCCAACAGGCCGTCGGCGGCCTGGGCCGTGGTCGCAAGCTTGGCCACGGCCAGCTTGCCCTCGGCCAGGTAGACGATGTCGGTGTGGGTGCCGCCGATATCGACGCCGAGCAAAGCGGTCATGAGGTTGCGGCTCTAGCGCGGCCAGTCTTCGCGGATGGGGTCGGTGCCGTCCCAGCCCACGGCGGCCTGGCGCACGCCGTCGAAGATGCGCTTGCGGGCTGGCGTGAGATCCGCCATCTCGGCCACCGTGCCGGGATGGCCTTCGTCGAGGAAATAGACGAA is a window encoding:
- a CDS encoding hydantoinase B/oxoprolinase family protein, with translation MSIDPTTIAVVRGAFEHLADDMDTVLATSAISPVIADAWDRASGVFHPETGEVIVQGQTGMPIFVVVMQHTVQEVLKDWRPEEMAPGDVFIVNDPYRGGTHTMDVKFVRPYFHDGKPAFFLANTGHWPDVGSMSPGGFTPVATDVYQEGLRLPPVKIYRAGELDRTLLDVMLLNMRLPEEREGDMAAQVNALELGCQRLDELIKRFGGDTLMACVDELKARSESQMREHIVALPDGAYRFSDVMDSDGVDEGFLTIDLELTVAGSEITFDLSRSSPTCRGPFNSPWSSTITALMIGIKHVFPEVPINAGCFEPFHYVIPSGCFLNPEPPAPVSGTTTETAQRLIGVVMGALAQAVPDRVPAGCFGTGSNICLGGSAEGRGAYATIFFFGGGYGGSATGDGLSNGSTLISASRNSSIEVIEQTVPLLFSRHALRQGSAGAGRFRGGHGIEAAFTLRQGEAYLTLVGDRALKGAYGLHGGHEGAPADHDFTVGGDTFKAPHLSKIDKLYLRQGDGVFLRTPGGGGYGDPAGRDPAAVARDRENGYLDDES
- a CDS encoding hydantoinase/oxoprolinase family protein, whose protein sequence is MTALLGVDIGGTHTDIVYLAEGKLAVAKLATTAQAADGLLAGAQALEVPLGALDLIIHGTTVATNAVIQRRGARCGLITTAGFRDVLELRRRDRPLTYGLDADFQPLIERSYRREVNERVSAEGEILTPVDEDQVASVAQALSQAGCQVLVICFLHSYANPENERRAKEAARAVWPNDFIVTSSDVLPALREFERCSTAAIGGYVAPLVVGYLDALQGQLAARGFAKELLVVQSNGGVMAAGVAGRFAANTILSGPAAGVTAATAIATQLGIDNAVSCDMGGTSLDVCVIQDGRPATTAQKALDFGLPLALPMLDVDALGAGGGSLAWIDGSGVLQIGPESAGADPGPAALGIGHEPTVTDANLVLGRLDAELAIGHDDGRRLDLEAARRAIAAKIGEPLGLDPESAAEAIVAVAGHKMAGRIRRQLLGRGLDPRQFTLIVFGGAGPLHAAALVREAGLAGAVIPPYPGLTSALGCLLGELRHDFVRTVNRPLGDLGRAELESIYAGQRHEGLAVLAREGIAEPAARISLAADMCYRGQLYTIPVALSALAPEAVQDDFETAYRSHFTHLLEGAEIMLVNARTTVGGGAATGTDSDFSTLAKLPEISAAPERWQIFCRGAWQPAERYRRFELAAGARIMGPALLTQDDTTIFVEAGFTASVQASGNLLLEATA